The Pseudomonas fluorescens genome includes a window with the following:
- a CDS encoding DUF2946 domain-containing protein, with protein MGLPRNRSAIPRRQPLSLARGSWISLFAMLMIFIGPLISQSMPMNQRMPVSMSMSMDMSMDMPAGAHAEHEAPATEHCPPPSEHHALWEKCGYCSLLFNCPALPGGHTFAVFDTPHTNTYTSPSPRLGHARPAFFPGARTRAPPLDA; from the coding sequence ATGGGTCTTCCTCGCAACAGGTCCGCCATACCCCGCCGCCAGCCCTTGAGCCTGGCACGCGGCAGTTGGATCAGCCTGTTCGCCATGTTGATGATCTTTATCGGTCCACTGATTTCTCAGTCGATGCCGATGAATCAGCGCATGCCTGTGAGCATGAGCATGTCGATGGACATGAGCATGGACATGCCGGCGGGAGCCCACGCCGAACATGAGGCGCCAGCCACCGAACACTGCCCGCCCCCGAGCGAGCACCACGCGCTGTGGGAAAAGTGTGGCTATTGCAGCCTGCTGTTCAATTGCCCCGCGCTGCCTGGCGGTCACACGTTCGCGGTCTTCGACACACCCCACACCAACACCTACACCAGTCCTTCCCCACGCCTGGGCCATGCCCGGCCCGCGTTTTTCCCGGGTGCCCGTACTCGCGCACCGCCCCTCGACGCGTAA
- the cobG gene encoding precorrin-3B synthase produces the protein MNERPSTNVIRPSGCPGLLRVVQALDGGICRIKLDGGSIRADQADAVAAAAERFAAGVIEATNRGNLQIRGIGPEHGALIEQLLAAGLGPRTPAGDDVRNLMLSPSAGIDRQMLLDTRPLAAQILVTLQTHERFHELSAKFAVQLDGGEALAMLEHHHDLWLSALVRNGEPWLAFGLAGTPLDKPAGKVPLTQGHALVVAVLELFLDLARPDQIRMRHLLAEVSVDEFMTRLARRVPLQACLDWQRDASIDGLHLGVHPQHDDRVYVGAAAPLGRLDAVMLRGAAQLAREKGDESLSFTPWQSLLLPNVRSEDADQVLARLEGLGLLCSLDQPLAQLIACTGSSGCGKALADTKADARQLAELLQRQGQTLKVHLSGCPRSCAAAHVAPATLLAVAPGRYDLYFRDATLPGFGALQAHNLTIEALGHWLDARSRSPLDA, from the coding sequence TTGAACGAACGTCCATCAACCAACGTCATACGCCCCTCGGGTTGTCCGGGTTTGTTGCGTGTCGTCCAGGCATTGGACGGTGGAATCTGTCGGATCAAGCTCGATGGCGGCTCCATCCGGGCGGACCAGGCCGACGCCGTGGCGGCCGCGGCCGAGCGGTTCGCCGCTGGCGTGATCGAGGCGACCAACCGCGGCAACCTGCAAATCCGCGGCATCGGTCCTGAGCACGGCGCGCTGATCGAACAATTGCTGGCCGCCGGGCTTGGGCCCCGAACCCCGGCTGGCGATGACGTGCGCAACCTGATGCTCAGCCCCTCAGCCGGGATCGACAGGCAGATGTTGTTGGATACTCGTCCGTTGGCCGCGCAGATCCTCGTCACCCTGCAAACCCATGAGCGCTTCCATGAACTGTCGGCCAAGTTCGCCGTGCAACTGGACGGTGGGGAAGCGTTGGCGATGCTCGAACATCACCACGACTTGTGGCTCTCGGCCCTTGTCCGTAACGGCGAGCCCTGGCTGGCCTTCGGCTTGGCCGGCACCCCGCTGGATAAACCGGCGGGCAAGGTGCCCCTGACCCAGGGGCATGCCTTGGTGGTGGCGGTGCTGGAGTTGTTCCTCGACTTGGCCCGCCCGGACCAGATCCGCATGCGCCACTTGCTGGCTGAAGTCTCTGTGGATGAGTTCATGACCCGGCTGGCCCGTCGTGTGCCCCTGCAAGCGTGCCTGGATTGGCAGCGGGATGCGTCCATCGATGGACTGCACCTCGGTGTTCATCCCCAGCACGACGACCGTGTCTACGTCGGCGCGGCGGCGCCCCTGGGGCGGCTCGATGCGGTCATGCTGCGGGGAGCGGCGCAATTGGCGCGGGAGAAGGGCGACGAAAGCCTTAGTTTCACCCCTTGGCAGAGCCTGCTGCTGCCCAATGTGCGCAGCGAGGACGCCGACCAAGTGCTGGCGCGGCTTGAAGGATTGGGCCTGTTGTGCTCGCTCGATCAACCCCTGGCGCAGCTCATCGCCTGCACCGGCTCCAGTGGCTGTGGCAAAGCCCTGGCCGACACCAAGGCCGATGCCCGCCAACTGGCCGAGCTGCTGCAACGCCAGGGCCAGACCCTGAAAGTCCATCTGTCGGGCTGCCCGCGTTCCTGCGCGGCAGCCCATGTCGCGCCTGCCACCTTGCTGGCGGTCGCCCCCGGTCGTTATGACCTGTATTTTCGCGATGCCACGCTGCCGGGTTTCGGCGCGTTGCAGGCACACAATCTAACTATTGAAGCGCTCGGCCACTGGCTCGACGCTCGCTCCCGGAGCCCCCTTGATGCTTGA
- a CDS encoding precorrin-8X methylmutase: MLDYIRDGQEIYRNSFAIIRAEANLARIPADLEKLAVRVIHACGMVEAIDGLQFSEGAGTAGRQALAAGAPILCDARMVSEGVTRARLPANNPVICTLRDESVPALALELGNTRSAAALELWRPHLEGSVVVIGNAPTALFYLLEMLDAGAPKPALILGFPVGFVGAAESKAMLAADSRGVPFVIMQGRLGGSAMAAAAVNALATEIE; the protein is encoded by the coding sequence ATGCTTGATTACATCCGCGACGGTCAGGAGATCTATCGCAACTCCTTCGCGATCATCCGCGCCGAAGCCAACCTGGCGCGCATTCCGGCCGACCTGGAAAAACTCGCGGTGCGGGTGATCCACGCCTGCGGCATGGTCGAGGCCATCGATGGCTTGCAGTTTTCCGAGGGCGCAGGCACGGCCGGGCGCCAGGCGCTGGCCGCCGGTGCGCCGATCCTGTGCGATGCGCGGATGGTTTCCGAGGGCGTGACCCGGGCTCGCCTGCCGGCCAACAATCCGGTGATCTGCACCCTGCGCGACGAAAGCGTGCCAGCGTTGGCCCTTGAGCTGGGCAACACCCGTTCGGCCGCTGCCCTGGAGCTGTGGCGCCCGCACCTGGAAGGCAGCGTCGTGGTCATCGGCAACGCACCGACCGCGCTGTTCTATCTGCTGGAAATGCTCGATGCCGGCGCACCGAAACCGGCATTGATCCTCGGCTTTCCGGTGGGCTTCGTCGGTGCCGCCGAGTCCAAGGCGATGCTGGCGGCCGACAGCCGTGGTGTGCCGTTCGTGATCATGCAAGGCCGTCTCGGCGGCAGCGCCATGGCCGCCGCGGCCGTCAATGCCCTCGCCACGGAGATTGAATGA
- a CDS encoding bifunctional cobalt-precorrin-7 (C(5))-methyltransferase/cobalt-precorrin-6B (C(15))-methyltransferase: MTPWLTVVGIGEDGFKGLGRTARHALLRASRIVGSDRQLALLPVCIRGERELWPSPFSLEPLLARRGESVCVLASGDPMFYGVGASLAKQVPGDQMLVIPAPSSCSLAAARLGWPLQDVVTLSLVARPLAALHVHLSTGVRLLLLSNDRHSPAAVAMLLRERGFGPSVMTVLEHLGGAAERRIDGCAAQWSDDTVADLNLIAIECRAEPSTLRLSRLAGLPDSAFEHDGQLTKRDVRAITLARLAPTPGELLWDVGAGSGSIGIEWMRTHPSCRALAIEADEGRQALIERNRDSLGVPGLQLIRGKAPQALEGLERPDAVFIGGGVTREGVLEACWAQLKPGGRLVANAVTLQSETTLMHWRERHGGELTRIHIAQAQPLGEFDTWRQALPITLLDLTKPLDA, encoded by the coding sequence ATGACACCCTGGCTGACCGTAGTGGGCATCGGCGAAGACGGCTTCAAGGGCCTGGGCCGGACGGCCCGCCATGCCTTGCTGCGGGCGTCGCGCATTGTCGGCAGCGACCGGCAACTGGCATTGTTGCCGGTGTGCATCCGCGGCGAACGGGAACTGTGGCCCAGCCCGTTTTCCCTGGAACCGCTGCTGGCGCGACGGGGTGAGTCGGTGTGTGTGCTGGCCAGCGGCGATCCGATGTTCTATGGCGTGGGCGCCAGCCTGGCGAAACAAGTGCCTGGCGATCAGATGCTGGTGATACCGGCACCCTCCTCCTGTTCGCTGGCGGCGGCGCGCCTGGGCTGGCCGTTGCAGGACGTGGTCACGCTGTCGCTGGTGGCTCGCCCCTTGGCGGCGCTCCATGTTCACTTATCCACAGGCGTCAGGCTGTTGCTGCTGAGCAATGACCGCCACAGCCCTGCCGCCGTGGCGATGTTGCTGCGCGAACGGGGGTTCGGCCCAAGCGTCATGACCGTGCTGGAACATTTGGGCGGTGCGGCAGAACGACGGATCGACGGTTGCGCCGCGCAATGGTCCGATGACACCGTCGCCGACCTGAACCTGATCGCTATCGAATGCCGGGCCGAACCTTCAACGTTACGCCTGTCTCGTCTGGCCGGTTTGCCGGACAGCGCGTTCGAACATGACGGCCAGTTGACCAAACGCGACGTGCGCGCCATCACCCTCGCCCGCCTTGCGCCAACCCCTGGCGAGCTGCTCTGGGATGTCGGCGCCGGCAGCGGCTCCATCGGCATCGAATGGATGCGCACCCACCCTAGTTGCCGGGCCCTGGCCATCGAAGCCGACGAAGGTCGCCAGGCCTTGATCGAACGTAACCGCGACAGCCTCGGCGTGCCCGGCCTGCAGCTGATTCGCGGCAAAGCCCCACAGGCACTGGAAGGCCTGGAGCGGCCGGACGCGGTGTTCATCGGCGGCGGTGTTACCCGTGAAGGAGTGCTTGAGGCTTGCTGGGCTCAACTCAAGCCCGGCGGCCGGCTCGTCGCCAACGCCGTGACTCTGCAAAGCGAAACGACCCTGATGCACTGGCGCGAACGTCACGGCGGTGAACTGACCCGGATCCATATCGCCCAGGCCCAGCCATTGGGGGAGTTCGACACCTGGCGCCAGGCCTTGCCGATCACCTTGCTGGACCTGACGAAGCCTCTCGATGCGTGA
- a CDS encoding cobalt-precorrin-6A reductase yields the protein MKRILLLGGVTEALAIARTLGPQHIYSLAGIGRVPTDLTCQVRVGGYGGAEGLAHFIHAEGIDLLLDATHPYAAQISHNAAHAARACAIPCWALRRPAWQPQAGDDWREVADWAELIQALKPFHRPLFTLGREPLQHLHEIPPEQFWTLRALDIYPGNERCEVIGARGPFHIEGERELFERRRIDVLVSKNSGSTATEPKLEVARERGVPVLILQRPVLAEVDREFGTVDEVLQGLRHLV from the coding sequence ATGAAACGCATCCTCCTGCTGGGCGGCGTCACCGAAGCCCTGGCCATCGCCCGCACCCTCGGCCCCCAACACATCTACAGCCTGGCGGGCATCGGCCGCGTCCCCACCGACCTGACCTGCCAGGTGCGCGTCGGCGGCTACGGCGGCGCCGAAGGGCTGGCGCACTTCATCCACGCCGAAGGCATCGACCTGCTGCTGGACGCCACTCACCCCTACGCCGCACAAATCAGCCACAACGCCGCCCACGCCGCCCGCGCCTGCGCCATCCCCTGCTGGGCCCTGCGTCGCCCGGCCTGGCAACCCCAAGCCGGGGATGACTGGCGCGAAGTGGCCGATTGGGCCGAACTGATCCAAGCCCTGAAACCCTTCCACCGCCCGTTGTTCACCCTCGGCCGCGAACCACTGCAACACCTGCACGAAATTCCGCCAGAGCAATTCTGGACCCTGCGCGCCCTGGACATTTATCCCGGCAATGAACGCTGCGAAGTCATCGGCGCCCGCGGGCCGTTCCACATCGAAGGCGAGCGCGAGCTGTTCGAGCGTCGGCGGATCGATGTGTTGGTCAGCAAGAACAGCGGCAGCACGGCGACTGAGCCGAAGCTGGAGGTGGCGCGGGAGCGGGGGGTGCCGGTGTTGATTTTGCAGCGGCCGGTGTTGGCGGAGGTGGATCGGGAGTTTGGGACCGTGGATGAGGTATTGCAGGGCTTGCGACATCTGGTCTGA
- a CDS encoding TonB-dependent copper receptor produces MSRFSAGTALGSAQVRCPLNEPRVRLRQTIAALCGLLLTPYALADEHDHHDHQVEELSPTVITAIAPSSPLTVVTNPKDPRQPVPASDGGDYLKTIPGFALVRNGGTNGDPVLRGMFGSRLNILTNGSMLLGACPGRMDAPTSYISPETYDMLTVIKGPQTVLWGPGASAGTVLFEREPEQFGELGTRVNASVLAGSNGRFDKVVDAAAGGPLGYVRVIGNTAHSDDYRDGNNDTVPSRYDKWNGDVTLGWTPDADTLLELTAGKGDGEARYAGRGMDGSQFKRESLGLRFERSNIGEVLDKVEAQVYYNYADHVMDNYTLRTPSGTGMMAGPMASNVDRRTLGARIKATWRWADVQLISGLDAQTNEHRQRSSMGVDTYKDLPYTKDADFHNYGVFGELTWYAADRDRVITGARLDRASAKDYRQSTGSGMSARPNPTADDTRADTLPSGFVRYEHDLDDSPTTLYAGVGHAQRFPDYWELFSANVGPSGSLNAFDAIKPEKTTQLDFGLQYKTETLEAWASAYVGQVRDYILFDYTPGMMGTTSRAENIDARIMGGELGAAYKLSERWKADATLAYAWGKNSSDGSALAQMPPLDARLGLTYSEDRWSAGALWRVVAAQHRVDENKGNVVGKDYGKSSGFGVFSLNGAYRINKHWKVSSGVDNLFGKAYAEHLNLAGNAGFGYPASDPQAINEPGRTLWTKVDMSF; encoded by the coding sequence ATGTCCAGGTTTTCTGCTGGCACCGCTTTGGGCTCTGCCCAGGTTCGCTGCCCCCTGAACGAACCACGGGTTCGTTTACGCCAAACTATCGCCGCACTGTGCGGCCTGCTGCTCACGCCCTACGCACTCGCCGATGAGCACGACCATCACGACCATCAGGTCGAAGAGCTGAGCCCGACGGTCATCACCGCCATCGCCCCCAGTTCACCCCTGACTGTCGTCACCAACCCCAAGGACCCGCGTCAACCGGTGCCAGCCAGCGACGGCGGCGACTACCTCAAGACCATCCCCGGCTTCGCCCTGGTGCGCAACGGCGGCACCAATGGCGACCCGGTGTTGCGCGGCATGTTCGGCTCGCGGCTGAACATCCTCACCAACGGCAGCATGCTGTTGGGTGCTTGCCCTGGCCGGATGGACGCGCCGACGTCCTATATATCGCCGGAAACCTACGACATGCTCACCGTCATCAAAGGCCCGCAAACCGTGCTCTGGGGCCCCGGCGCATCGGCCGGGACCGTGCTGTTCGAGCGCGAGCCGGAACAGTTCGGCGAATTGGGCACCCGGGTCAACGCCAGTGTGCTGGCCGGCTCCAACGGCCGTTTCGACAAAGTGGTGGATGCCGCCGCCGGTGGGCCGCTGGGGTATGTACGAGTGATCGGCAACACCGCCCACTCGGACGATTACCGCGACGGCAACAACGATACCGTGCCGTCACGCTACGACAAGTGGAACGGCGACGTCACCCTCGGCTGGACCCCGGACGCCGATACCCTGCTGGAATTGACGGCCGGCAAGGGCGACGGTGAAGCGCGCTACGCCGGGCGTGGCATGGACGGCTCGCAGTTCAAGCGCGAAAGCCTCGGGCTGCGTTTCGAGCGCTCGAACATCGGCGAGGTGCTGGACAAGGTCGAGGCCCAGGTCTACTACAACTACGCCGACCATGTGATGGACAACTACACCCTGCGCACGCCATCCGGCACCGGGATGATGGCCGGGCCCATGGCCTCCAACGTCGACCGCCGCACCCTGGGTGCGCGTATCAAGGCCACCTGGCGCTGGGCCGATGTGCAGTTGATCAGCGGCCTGGACGCCCAGACCAACGAGCATCGCCAACGCAGCAGCATGGGCGTCGACACCTACAAGGACCTGCCGTACACCAAGGACGCCGACTTCCACAATTACGGGGTGTTCGGCGAGTTGACCTGGTACGCCGCCGACCGCGACAGGGTGATCACCGGCGCCCGGCTCGACCGCGCCTCGGCCAAGGACTATCGCCAGAGCACCGGTTCCGGTATGTCGGCCCGACCCAATCCCACCGCCGATGACACTCGCGCCGACACGCTGCCCAGCGGTTTCGTCCGCTACGAACACGACCTGGACGACAGCCCCACTACCCTCTATGCAGGCGTGGGTCACGCACAACGCTTCCCGGACTACTGGGAGCTGTTCTCGGCGAACGTCGGCCCCAGCGGCTCGCTGAATGCCTTCGATGCGATCAAGCCGGAGAAAACCACCCAGCTCGACTTCGGCCTGCAGTACAAGACCGAAACACTGGAAGCCTGGGCGTCGGCTTATGTCGGGCAGGTACGCGATTACATCCTGTTCGACTACACCCCCGGCATGATGGGCACCACCTCCCGGGCCGAGAACATCGACGCGCGGATCATGGGCGGTGAATTGGGTGCGGCCTACAAGCTGAGCGAGCGCTGGAAAGCCGACGCGACCCTGGCCTACGCCTGGGGCAAGAACAGCAGCGACGGCAGCGCCCTGGCGCAAATGCCGCCGCTGGACGCACGCCTGGGCCTGACCTACAGCGAAGATCGCTGGAGCGCCGGCGCCCTGTGGCGTGTGGTGGCGGCGCAGCACCGGGTCGACGAGAACAAAGGCAACGTGGTCGGCAAAGACTACGGCAAGAGTTCGGGCTTCGGCGTGTTCTCACTCAACGGCGCCTACCGCATCAACAAGCACTGGAAGGTCAGCAGCGGCGTCGACAACCTGTTCGGCAAAGCCTACGCCGAGCACTTGAACCTGGCGGGCAACGCCGGGTTCGGCTACCCGGCGAGCGACCCGCAAGCCATCAACGAACCGGGGCGCACCCTCTGGACCAAGGTGGACATGAGTTTCTAA
- a CDS encoding cobalt-precorrin-5B (C(1))-methyltransferase encodes MRDETAEQPAPLRSGLTTGSCATATSLAAARLLLRGTEADAVEIVLPKGKHVQMRLEFCRLTEQGAEAGTIKDAGDDPDVTHGALLFSQVRLIAEPGVRFVAGRGVGTVTRPGLVLEVGEPAINPVPRKMINDHLSRLAQDSGYAGGFEVTVNVEGGEALALKTMNPRLGILGGLSILGTSGIVRPFSCAAYIASIHQGIDVAKTNGYLHIAACTGNASEDTMRRVYNLPEIALIEMGDFVGAVLKHVRKVPVEKLSLCGGFGKISKLAAGHMDLHSRHSSIDLPQLAEWAAAIGADEALQQGIRAANTSQQALAMASAAGIALGDAVCAHALAFARSVVPAQVQVEVFAIDRQGGIVGHAGELR; translated from the coding sequence ATGCGTGACGAAACCGCCGAACAACCCGCCCCCTTGCGCAGTGGCCTGACCACCGGCAGTTGCGCCACCGCCACGAGCCTGGCGGCCGCTCGACTGCTGCTGCGCGGCACCGAAGCCGATGCCGTGGAAATCGTACTGCCCAAGGGCAAGCACGTGCAGATGCGCCTGGAGTTCTGCCGGCTGACCGAACAAGGTGCCGAAGCCGGGACGATCAAGGACGCGGGCGACGACCCGGACGTGACCCACGGCGCCCTGTTGTTTTCCCAGGTGCGCTTGATCGCCGAGCCCGGTGTACGTTTCGTCGCTGGTCGTGGCGTCGGTACGGTGACGCGCCCCGGCCTGGTGCTGGAGGTCGGTGAGCCGGCGATCAACCCGGTGCCGCGCAAGATGATCAACGATCACCTGTCCCGTCTGGCGCAAGACAGCGGATATGCTGGCGGCTTCGAGGTCACGGTCAATGTCGAGGGCGGCGAAGCCCTGGCGCTGAAAACCATGAATCCACGCCTGGGGATTCTGGGTGGCCTGTCGATCCTCGGCACCAGCGGCATCGTCCGGCCGTTCTCCTGCGCGGCCTACATTGCCTCGATCCACCAGGGCATCGACGTGGCAAAAACCAACGGCTATCTGCACATCGCCGCCTGCACCGGCAACGCCAGCGAAGACACCATGCGTCGGGTCTACAACCTGCCGGAAATCGCCCTGATCGAAATGGGCGACTTCGTCGGTGCCGTGCTCAAGCATGTGCGCAAGGTCCCGGTGGAAAAACTCAGCCTGTGCGGCGGCTTTGGCAAAATCAGCAAACTCGCCGCCGGCCACATGGACCTGCACAGCCGTCACTCGAGCATCGACCTGCCACAACTGGCCGAGTGGGCCGCCGCTATCGGTGCCGATGAGGCGTTGCAGCAAGGCATCCGCGCGGCCAACACCAGCCAGCAAGCCCTGGCAATGGCCAGCGCCGCTGGCATCGCCCTCGGCGACGCGGTGTGCGCACACGCGTTGGCCTTCGCCCGCAGCGTGGTGCCGGCCCAGGTCCAGGTCGAAGTCTTCGCCATCGATCGCCAGGGCGGGATTGTCGGCCACGCCGGAGAGCTTCGATGA